The proteins below come from a single Micromonospora citrea genomic window:
- a CDS encoding excisionase family DNA-binding protein — MSHDLRPRWYSPAEVAVLLGFGISKVKMKMATGELRSIKDGKYRRILSEWVDDYIREQVERQEAA; from the coding sequence ATGAGCCATGACCTCCGCCCCCGCTGGTACTCCCCCGCCGAGGTCGCCGTCCTGCTCGGCTTCGGCATCTCCAAGGTCAAGATGAAGATGGCCACCGGCGAACTGCGCTCCATCAAGGACGGCAAGTACCGCCGCATCCTCTCCGAATGGGTCGACGACTACATCCGCGAACAGGTCGAACGCCAGGAGGCCGCCTGA
- a CDS encoding TIGR02611 family protein yields the protein MAAPGPPKVVVGAAERRGYGVPMEQHGRPGRPASDRKGVGGTALAERRPRPRWRQRLATTLDLIRANPTGRVTLKIFIAIAGALVVTIGIALIPLPGPGWLLVIAGLGIWAVEFHWARRLLGFTRRHVHNWTQWVKRRSLAVRFALGAVGMVFVGAVVWLSLKYSFGIDVVAEALHYLATH from the coding sequence ATGGCCGCGCCGGGCCCGCCGAAAGTCGTGGTCGGGGCAGCCGAAAGGCGGGGGTACGGAGTGCCGATGGAGCAGCACGGGCGGCCCGGTCGGCCGGCGTCCGACCGGAAGGGCGTCGGCGGCACGGCGCTGGCCGAGCGACGCCCCCGGCCACGCTGGCGGCAGCGGCTCGCCACCACCCTCGACCTGATCCGGGCCAACCCCACCGGCCGGGTCACCCTCAAGATCTTCATCGCTATCGCGGGCGCCCTCGTGGTGACCATCGGCATCGCCCTCATCCCGCTGCCCGGGCCGGGCTGGCTGCTGGTGATCGCCGGCCTCGGCATCTGGGCCGTCGAGTTCCACTGGGCCCGCCGGCTGCTCGGCTTCACCCGCCGCCACGTGCACAACTGGACGCAGTGGGTGAAGCGCCGATCACTGGCCGTACGATTCGCGCTCGGCGCCGTCGGCATGGTCTTCGTCGGCGCGGTGGTCTGGCTGTCGCTCAAGTACAGCTTCGGCATCGACGTGGTCGCCGAGGCGCTGCACTACCTGGCGACGCACTGA
- a CDS encoding SsgA family sporulation/cell division regulator: MSVIRPTTVEVETSLRLVAPDATALPVRASLRYDPADPYAVHVLFHAESAGGEAVSWSFARELLVTGLDEPAGIGDVRVWPWATPRGDFVALALSSPDGNALFEVPRSVLVRFLRRTYVVVPRGREAEHLDVDTAVNRLLAGR, from the coding sequence ATGAGTGTAATCCGACCGACGACCGTCGAGGTCGAGACGTCGCTGAGGCTCGTCGCGCCTGACGCCACCGCCTTGCCGGTGCGTGCCAGCCTGCGTTACGACCCTGCTGATCCGTATGCGGTCCATGTCCTGTTCCACGCCGAATCTGCCGGCGGCGAGGCGGTCAGCTGGTCCTTCGCCCGCGAGCTGCTGGTCACCGGCCTCGACGAGCCGGCCGGCATCGGCGACGTGCGGGTCTGGCCCTGGGCCACCCCGCGCGGGGACTTCGTCGCGCTGGCGCTGTCGTCGCCCGACGGCAACGCCCTGTTCGAGGTGCCGCGCAGCGTCCTGGTGCGCTTCCTGCGGCGGACCTACGTCGTCGTCCCGCGCGGCCGCGAGGCCGAGCACCTGGATGTCGACACCGCGGTGAACCGGCTGCTCGCCGGCCGCTGA
- a CDS encoding SDR family oxidoreductase — protein MTDLFSVEGKTVLVTGGSRGIGLMIARGFVRAGARVIISSRKADVCEAVAKELSTEGSCEAVPADLGHDAGAEGLAAAVRERVDRLDVLVNNAGATWGAPLESYPESAFDKLWAVNVKAVFRLTTALLPALRAAASADDPARVINIGSIDGIRVPMMEVYAYSATKAAVHMLTRSLAHQLAGERITVNAIAPGPFESKMMAFALDDPASRAAIEGQVPLGRIGRPEDMAGTAIYLSSRAGAYLTGAVIPVDGGITTHG, from the coding sequence ATGACGGATCTGTTCTCGGTCGAAGGCAAGACGGTCCTGGTCACCGGCGGCTCGCGGGGGATCGGCCTGATGATCGCCCGGGGCTTCGTCCGGGCCGGCGCGCGCGTGATCATCTCGTCCCGCAAGGCCGACGTGTGCGAGGCCGTCGCCAAGGAACTCTCCACCGAGGGAAGCTGTGAGGCTGTCCCCGCCGACCTCGGCCACGACGCGGGCGCCGAGGGCCTCGCCGCCGCCGTCCGGGAGCGCGTCGACCGGCTCGACGTGCTGGTCAACAACGCGGGCGCCACGTGGGGCGCGCCGCTGGAGTCGTACCCGGAGAGCGCGTTCGACAAGCTCTGGGCGGTCAACGTCAAGGCCGTCTTCCGGCTCACCACCGCGCTGCTGCCGGCGCTGCGCGCCGCCGCCAGCGCCGACGACCCCGCCCGCGTGATCAACATCGGCTCGATCGACGGCATCCGCGTGCCGATGATGGAGGTGTACGCGTACTCGGCGACCAAGGCCGCCGTGCACATGCTCACCCGCAGCCTGGCCCACCAGCTCGCCGGCGAGCGGATCACCGTCAACGCGATCGCGCCCGGCCCGTTCGAGAGCAAGATGATGGCGTTCGCGCTGGACGACCCCGCGTCCCGGGCCGCCATCGAGGGGCAGGTGCCGCTGGGCCGGATCGGCCGCCCGGAGGACATGGCCGGCACCGCGATCTACCTGTCGTCGCGCGCCGGGGCATACCTCACCGGCGCGGTGATCCCGGTCGACGGCGGCATCACCACCCACGGCTGA
- a CDS encoding helix-turn-helix transcriptional regulator: MVSSGQLSPASSAARATVPAEIDTLTLGDLASDPGWRRPVLLDRDLLVLTTGGHGTAELDFRSLPCRPGTLLRVRAGQVLRCAGPHLDATVVRWEADALRGLDVDPDAAPAWIQLAGEDEDAVINEVSQLAVDCQRHHCVPAARGLLRHQLAVLLLRLSLTPGHSRPVPRAEAATFHRLCREVERGYQHTRRVEDYAARLGCSVRTLTRACLAVTGRSAKQVVDERVALQASRLLAATDEPIAQIGRRLGFSEPTNFGRFFTREVGMSPGAFRAARERPAPGPVVRPRPPTEALGGSRRA; this comes from the coding sequence ATGGTCTCTTCCGGTCAGCTCTCCCCCGCGTCGTCCGCCGCCCGCGCGACCGTCCCCGCCGAGATCGACACGCTCACCCTCGGTGACCTCGCGTCCGACCCGGGCTGGCGGCGCCCGGTGCTCCTCGATCGGGACCTGCTCGTGCTGACCACCGGCGGACACGGCACGGCCGAGCTGGATTTCCGCTCGCTGCCCTGCCGCCCGGGCACGCTGCTGCGGGTGCGCGCCGGTCAGGTGCTGCGCTGCGCCGGCCCGCACCTCGACGCGACGGTGGTGCGCTGGGAGGCCGACGCGCTGCGCGGGCTCGACGTCGACCCGGATGCCGCCCCCGCCTGGATCCAGCTCGCCGGCGAGGACGAGGACGCGGTCATCAACGAGGTGAGCCAACTGGCCGTGGACTGCCAGCGGCACCACTGCGTCCCGGCCGCGCGGGGCCTGCTCCGCCACCAGCTCGCCGTGCTGCTGCTCAGGTTGTCCCTGACGCCCGGCCACTCCCGCCCGGTGCCCCGGGCGGAGGCCGCGACCTTCCATCGGCTCTGCCGCGAGGTCGAGCGCGGCTACCAGCACACCCGCCGGGTCGAGGACTACGCGGCCCGGCTGGGCTGCTCGGTGCGGACGCTCACCCGGGCCTGCCTGGCGGTGACCGGGCGCAGCGCCAAGCAGGTCGTCGACGAGCGGGTGGCCCTCCAGGCGAGCCGGCTGCTGGCCGCCACCGACGAGCCGATCGCCCAGATCGGGCGGCGCCTCGGCTTCTCCGAGCCGACGAACTTCGGCCGGTTCTTCACCCGGGAGGTCGGGATGAGCCCGGGGGCGTTCCGCGCCGCCCGGGAGCGCCCGGCGCCCGGCCCGGTCGTCCGGCCCCGGCCGCCCACCGAGGCGCTGGGCGGCAGCCGCCGGGCATGA
- a CDS encoding RrF2 family transcriptional regulator → MQISARGDYAVRAALSLATAYPRLLSTQAIAAEQDMPRKFLEAVLADLRRAGIVRAQRGAEGGYTLARPPREVTVGAVLRAVEGPLAGVRGLRPEETSYEGAAEHLPGLWVAVRAAVRRVVDEVSLAEMTSGRLPAHVRRLTALPDAWEPR, encoded by the coding sequence GTGCAGATCTCCGCGCGCGGCGACTACGCGGTACGGGCGGCGCTGAGCCTCGCCACCGCGTACCCCCGGCTGCTCTCCACCCAGGCCATCGCGGCGGAGCAGGACATGCCGCGCAAGTTCCTGGAGGCGGTGCTGGCCGACCTGCGGCGGGCCGGCATCGTCCGGGCGCAGCGCGGCGCCGAGGGCGGCTACACCCTCGCCCGGCCGCCCCGGGAGGTCACCGTCGGCGCGGTGCTGCGCGCGGTGGAGGGGCCGCTGGCCGGGGTACGCGGCCTGCGCCCCGAGGAGACCAGCTACGAGGGCGCGGCGGAGCACCTGCCGGGGCTCTGGGTCGCGGTGCGGGCGGCCGTGCGACGGGTGGTCGACGAGGTGAGCCTGGCGGAGATGACCAGTGGTCGGCTCCCCGCCCACGTGCGTAGGTTGACCGCTCTGCCCGACGCCTGGGAGCCGCGCTGA
- a CDS encoding GNAT family N-acetyltransferase yields the protein MPTPTLRTDRLLLEPYRPDDAEDSIALLTDPEVGRFMGDGPLSAEEAGALFERLFANVYANDLFDVWAVRRDGRYVGHAEIKRTDQVDGHEIVYALIKPAWGAGLGTELARALVRYSFDTLELPRVYATVADANHASLTLLGRIGFVHERDTTEDDGGVTRVLAVDRP from the coding sequence ATGCCCACCCCCACCCTGCGCACCGACCGCCTGCTGCTGGAGCCTTACCGGCCCGACGACGCCGAGGACTCCATCGCCCTGCTCACCGACCCGGAGGTGGGCCGGTTCATGGGCGACGGCCCGCTGAGCGCCGAGGAGGCCGGCGCGCTCTTCGAGCGGCTCTTCGCCAACGTGTACGCCAACGACCTCTTCGACGTCTGGGCGGTCCGCCGCGACGGCCGGTACGTCGGGCACGCCGAGATCAAGCGGACCGACCAGGTCGACGGCCACGAGATCGTCTACGCGCTGATCAAGCCGGCCTGGGGCGCCGGCCTCGGCACCGAACTGGCCCGGGCCCTCGTCCGGTACAGCTTCGACACCCTCGAACTGCCCAGGGTCTACGCGACGGTCGCCGACGCCAACCACGCCTCGCTGACGCTGCTCGGCCGGATCGGCTTCGTCCACGAGCGGGACACCACCGAGGACGACGGCGGCGTCACCCGCGTCCTCGCCGTCGACCGCCCCTGA
- a CDS encoding lactonase family protein, whose protein sequence is MSLLLAGCTSEPEPTRLDGTDQIVEPTVSSAAPPGPEFDLARRSLAGARLTRDGKYQARLAGDWVVVSTADGAEFDRFGTGAEGARISMDFSPDGRYLAVGLPDSVVLYDFSTKDPTALPLPEVVKRPNGGPLPRTGKLRFSADSGHLVVELFDERDNSRYWLHDLHSRRQIVSPLPSGIEVPSDPGVILYVSGLAVVDGGKRVVVAGQEGFLVWVPDEQTFQWRPCACGSTLTSTVDRQARHVAFLTLNGEVVLWDPGPPQEVGDWKVPAVAPGAKPAVNPTELEFTEDGGWLLAGPEHGHVWSVPDGRLAGSWQGSGS, encoded by the coding sequence GTGAGTCTGCTGCTTGCCGGTTGCACCTCCGAACCGGAGCCGACCCGACTGGACGGCACCGATCAGATCGTCGAGCCGACGGTCAGCAGCGCGGCGCCGCCCGGTCCTGAGTTCGACCTGGCCCGTCGGAGTCTCGCCGGCGCCCGGCTCACCCGGGACGGTAAGTATCAGGCCCGGCTGGCCGGCGACTGGGTGGTCGTCTCCACCGCCGACGGTGCCGAGTTCGACCGGTTCGGCACCGGCGCCGAAGGCGCCCGGATCAGCATGGACTTCTCTCCCGACGGGCGATACCTCGCGGTCGGACTACCGGACTCGGTGGTCCTCTACGACTTCTCCACGAAGGACCCCACGGCGCTGCCCCTGCCCGAGGTGGTGAAGCGGCCGAACGGCGGCCCCCTGCCGCGCACCGGCAAGTTACGCTTCTCGGCCGACAGCGGCCATCTGGTGGTCGAACTGTTCGATGAACGGGACAACAGTCGCTACTGGCTCCACGATCTGCACAGTCGCCGTCAGATCGTCTCGCCGCTTCCGTCGGGCATCGAGGTCCCGAGTGATCCGGGTGTCATCCTGTACGTGTCAGGGCTGGCCGTGGTCGACGGCGGGAAGCGGGTGGTGGTCGCCGGTCAGGAAGGCTTCCTGGTCTGGGTGCCGGACGAGCAGACATTCCAGTGGCGGCCCTGCGCCTGCGGTAGCACCCTGACCAGCACCGTGGACCGGCAGGCTCGGCACGTGGCATTCCTGACCCTGAACGGCGAAGTGGTGCTCTGGGATCCGGGCCCTCCCCAGGAGGTTGGAGACTGGAAGGTGCCGGCCGTGGCCCCTGGAGCCAAACCGGCCGTGAACCCCACCGAGCTGGAGTTCACCGAAGACGGCGGCTGGCTGCTGGCCGGCCCGGAGCACGGCCACGTGTGGTCGGTCCCGGACGGCAGGCTGGCGGGTTCGTGGCAGGGGTCCGGGTCGTGA
- a CDS encoding DUF4236 domain-containing protein, with protein MGLMFRKRKKYGPIILNFTENGFSSWSIKIGRWSWNSRAKAHRVDLPGPLSWKQDKSRA; from the coding sequence ATGGGTCTGATGTTCCGCAAGCGCAAGAAGTACGGCCCGATCATCCTGAACTTCACCGAGAACGGCTTCTCGTCGTGGAGCATCAAGATCGGTCGCTGGTCCTGGAACTCGCGCGCCAAGGCGCACCGGGTCGACCTGCCGGGACCGCTGTCCTGGAAGCAGGACAAGTCCCGGGCGTGA
- a CDS encoding VOC family protein: MGIHRLNHAVLYVSDLARSVAFYRDVLGFRPVAMTPDGFRGATFLQAPGSTNDHDLGLFEIGARAGRSTAGRSTAGRATVGLYHLAWEVDTLDELAVTAQRLVAAGALVGTSDHGTTKSLYGQDPDGLEFEIVWLVPADRLDDAALAARKRIGRLDLDAERRRYGGQTRGGVGISVPA, encoded by the coding sequence ATGGGAATCCACCGCCTCAACCACGCCGTGCTCTACGTCAGTGACCTCGCCCGCAGCGTCGCCTTCTACCGCGACGTGCTGGGCTTCCGCCCGGTGGCGATGACCCCGGACGGCTTCCGGGGCGCCACCTTCCTGCAGGCCCCCGGGTCCACCAACGACCACGACCTCGGCCTCTTCGAGATCGGCGCCCGGGCCGGCCGCTCCACCGCCGGCCGCTCCACCGCCGGCCGCGCCACCGTGGGCCTCTACCACCTGGCCTGGGAGGTCGACACCCTCGACGAGCTGGCCGTCACCGCCCAGCGGCTCGTCGCCGCCGGCGCCCTGGTCGGCACCTCCGACCACGGCACCACCAAGAGCCTCTACGGGCAGGACCCGGACGGCCTGGAGTTCGAGATCGTCTGGCTGGTGCCCGCCGACCGGCTCGACGACGCGGCGCTGGCCGCCCGCAAGCGGATCGGCCGGCTCGACCTGGACGCCGAGCGGCGCCGCTACGGCGGCCAGACCCGCGGCGGCGTGGGCATCTCCGTCCCGGCCTGA
- a CDS encoding MarR family winged helix-turn-helix transcriptional regulator — protein sequence MVVMTRWLDPDEQRTWRAFLTASRALMETLDRELQRDAGMPHAYYEILVRLSEAPQRRLRMSDLAEASGSSRSRLSHAVARLEAAGWVRREDCPTDRRGQIAVLTDEGFATLAAAAPGHVEGVRRHLFDALSPAQVDQLRRISEALVDHLTGS from the coding sequence ATGGTGGTCATGACCCGCTGGCTGGACCCGGACGAGCAGCGCACCTGGCGTGCGTTCCTGACCGCCTCCCGGGCGCTGATGGAGACGCTCGACCGCGAGCTGCAACGCGACGCCGGAATGCCGCACGCCTACTACGAGATCCTGGTCCGGCTCTCCGAGGCGCCGCAGCGGCGGCTGCGGATGAGCGACCTGGCCGAGGCGAGCGGCTCCTCGCGCAGCCGGCTCTCGCACGCCGTGGCCCGACTGGAGGCGGCCGGCTGGGTCCGCCGCGAGGACTGCCCGACCGACCGGCGCGGCCAGATCGCCGTCCTCACCGACGAGGGCTTCGCCACCCTCGCCGCCGCCGCGCCCGGCCACGTCGAAGGGGTGCGCCGGCACCTGTTCGACGCGCTGAGCCCGGCCCAGGTCGACCAGTTGCGCCGGATCAGCGAGGCGCTCGTCGACCACCTGACCGGATCCTGA
- a CDS encoding tetratricopeptide repeat protein, whose product MPSGFGELTDQAHHLVSTGDLAGAQRLLADALTDADPRPANATPELAEAAGLQARVLVALGEPHSARGWAAFAYAAANRLHGRSDQRTVAAAATLAAVLHRVGSWSRAARLYQEVIIELTALDGPESLRVLAAHADLATVEYARGQCQVARDRLQDAWELHREVYGDGHPSGIKMLARLGGMQRDCGQFAEAHDNLALARELCRQHLPADDPLAAQVATLARAAANPDHVCADTAPVGRDGPIVPSARTPPPGDAPTAFHPSQPGYRPAGADPYEPDPYEAAADQPHPVPTPRQPAEDPARGWWPPEPAAGERPADSAVPPSVVPLAGADEADGVYRVHRHGPPEEPHGPAEEPHRPPEEPYGPPEEPHGPDHRHGAPEESYRPSRLLPVPVHRAPTRRDNRLLPLVVGGVAVVLLGTAAVIAGVAGMDGDDEPPPTATGAPATGAGTAPPATTAAPTAGVASPGTPPGGVTLRDNRDNVALRWTYPAGGEGPVVISGGRVGQAQTAFANLPAGTTDFVVYGLNRSTDYCFTVAVVWSTDSIARAEQVCTDRR is encoded by the coding sequence GTGCCTTCCGGCTTCGGGGAACTGACTGACCAGGCCCACCACCTGGTGTCCACCGGCGACCTCGCCGGCGCCCAGCGGCTGCTCGCCGACGCGCTGACCGACGCCGACCCGCGACCGGCCAACGCGACACCCGAGCTGGCCGAGGCCGCCGGCCTCCAGGCCCGCGTGCTGGTCGCCCTCGGCGAGCCGCACTCCGCCCGGGGCTGGGCCGCCTTCGCGTACGCGGCCGCGAACCGGCTGCACGGCCGCTCCGACCAGCGCACCGTGGCCGCCGCGGCCACCCTGGCTGCGGTGCTGCACCGGGTCGGGAGCTGGTCCCGCGCCGCGCGGCTCTACCAGGAGGTCATCATCGAGCTGACCGCCCTGGACGGCCCGGAGTCGCTGCGGGTGCTCGCCGCCCACGCCGACCTGGCCACGGTGGAATACGCGCGCGGCCAGTGCCAGGTGGCCCGCGACCGGCTCCAGGACGCCTGGGAGCTGCACCGCGAGGTCTACGGTGACGGGCACCCCAGCGGCATCAAGATGCTGGCGCGGCTCGGGGGGATGCAGCGCGACTGCGGGCAGTTCGCCGAGGCGCACGACAACCTGGCGCTGGCCAGGGAGCTCTGCCGCCAGCACCTCCCGGCGGACGACCCGCTGGCGGCGCAGGTGGCGACGCTGGCGCGGGCGGCGGCCAACCCGGACCACGTCTGCGCCGACACCGCCCCCGTCGGGCGGGACGGGCCGATCGTGCCGTCCGCGCGCACGCCGCCCCCCGGTGACGCGCCGACGGCCTTCCACCCCTCGCAGCCGGGCTACCGTCCGGCCGGAGCGGATCCGTACGAGCCGGACCCGTACGAGGCCGCCGCCGACCAGCCGCACCCGGTGCCGACGCCCCGCCAGCCGGCGGAGGACCCGGCGCGGGGCTGGTGGCCCCCCGAGCCGGCCGCCGGGGAACGGCCCGCCGACAGCGCCGTGCCGCCGTCGGTCGTGCCCCTGGCCGGCGCCGACGAGGCCGACGGGGTGTACCGGGTCCACCGGCACGGGCCGCCGGAGGAGCCCCACGGCCCGGCCGAGGAGCCCCACAGGCCGCCGGAGGAACCCTACGGCCCGCCGGAGGAACCCCACGGGCCGGATCACCGGCACGGGGCGCCCGAGGAGTCGTACCGGCCCTCGCGACTGCTGCCGGTGCCGGTGCACCGCGCGCCGACCCGGCGCGACAACCGGCTGCTGCCCCTGGTCGTCGGCGGCGTCGCGGTGGTGCTGCTCGGCACGGCGGCGGTGATCGCCGGGGTGGCCGGGATGGACGGAGACGACGAGCCGCCGCCGACCGCGACCGGGGCGCCTGCGACCGGGGCCGGCACCGCTCCGCCGGCCACCACGGCCGCCCCGACGGCCGGCGTCGCCTCCCCCGGCACCCCGCCGGGCGGCGTGACGCTGCGCGACAACCGGGACAACGTGGCGCTGCGCTGGACCTACCCCGCCGGGGGCGAGGGCCCCGTCGTCATCTCCGGCGGCCGGGTCGGCCAGGCGCAGACCGCGTTCGCCAACCTGCCCGCCGGCACCACCGACTTCGTCGTCTACGGCCTGAACCGCAGCACCGACTACTGCTTCACCGTCGCCGTCGTGTGGTCCACCGACTCGATCGCCCGGGCGGAGCAGGTCTGCACCGACCGCCGCTGA
- a CDS encoding response regulator, which produces MTAPAGSSPTDAPIKVLLVDDEGLVRSGFRVLLDVEDDVMVVGEAANGAEAVERACATRPDVVLMDIRMPKLDGIQATSRITRTRGLERVRILILTTYDTDSYVFEALQAGASGFLLKDAGPAELLHAIRVVAAGDALLAPRITRRLIGQFTAQRTATRAAEDRLAVLTQREREVLALVGLGMSNNEIGAELFLSPATARTHVSHAMAKLGARDRAQLVVIAYQTGLVSPNTA; this is translated from the coding sequence GTGACCGCGCCGGCCGGGTCGTCGCCGACCGACGCTCCGATCAAGGTGCTGCTCGTCGACGACGAGGGCCTCGTCCGGTCCGGTTTCAGGGTCCTGCTCGACGTCGAGGACGACGTCATGGTCGTGGGAGAGGCCGCCAACGGCGCCGAGGCCGTCGAGCGGGCCTGCGCAACCCGGCCCGACGTCGTCCTCATGGACATCCGCATGCCGAAGCTCGACGGGATCCAGGCCACGAGCCGGATCACCCGGACGCGCGGGCTGGAGCGCGTCCGGATCCTCATCCTCACCACCTACGACACCGACTCCTACGTCTTCGAGGCCCTGCAGGCCGGCGCCAGCGGCTTCCTGCTCAAGGACGCCGGCCCGGCCGAACTCCTGCACGCCATCCGGGTGGTCGCCGCCGGAGACGCGCTGCTCGCACCGCGGATCACCCGGCGCCTCATCGGCCAGTTCACCGCGCAACGCACGGCCACCCGGGCCGCCGAGGACCGGCTGGCGGTGCTGACCCAGCGCGAGCGGGAAGTGCTGGCCCTGGTGGGGCTGGGCATGAGCAACAACGAGATCGGCGCCGAGCTGTTCCTCAGCCCGGCCACCGCGCGTACCCACGTCAGCCACGCGATGGCGAAACTGGGGGCGCGCGACCGCGCCCAACTGGTCGTCATCGCCTACCAGACGGGGCTGGTCAGCCCGAACACGGCGTGA
- a CDS encoding sensor histidine kinase: MEQRAVSFPLRGVAQDVALALFITVMQVQGTIARVAVDGAPRPLADLGNLGYALLALTGLVVAVRRRWPVPVFVTTALASLVYFSLDFPDGPGWLGLFVALYTLTAYGDGRRSLVIAGVGTTVLAVVWLVAAADVEPRAAIGWVFFRIGASVMSAALGESVRSRRVIAAEAQARAELAERTREEEARARVDAERLRIAREVHDTVAHAIAIINIQSGVTAHVLDKRPEVAREALRTIEQTSSRALREMRAILGVLRDDDGRVPYPGLGQVDELAAKARDAGLDISLEQASSPAPVPSAVGSAAYRILQESITNVIRHVGPTRVTVALNPGTDALEIRVTDEGRRTVPGGDLGGPRQPDRYPNGGGQPTGNPAGPGRGILGMRERCQLLGGELDAAPTPGGGFEVRARLPLAPTGSGL; this comes from the coding sequence ATGGAACAGCGTGCCGTGTCGTTTCCCCTGCGGGGGGTGGCGCAGGACGTGGCGCTCGCGCTCTTCATCACCGTGATGCAGGTGCAGGGCACCATCGCCCGCGTCGCCGTCGACGGGGCACCGCGTCCGCTCGCCGACCTCGGAAACCTGGGCTACGCGCTGCTGGCGTTGACCGGCCTGGTCGTGGCCGTCCGCCGCCGGTGGCCGGTTCCGGTGTTCGTCACCACCGCACTCGCCAGCCTGGTCTACTTCAGCCTCGACTTTCCGGACGGGCCCGGCTGGCTCGGGCTGTTCGTCGCCCTCTACACGCTGACCGCGTACGGCGACGGGCGCCGGTCACTGGTGATCGCCGGCGTGGGGACCACGGTGCTCGCCGTCGTGTGGCTGGTCGCCGCGGCCGACGTCGAGCCGCGCGCCGCCATCGGCTGGGTGTTCTTCCGGATCGGCGCGTCGGTCATGAGCGCGGCCCTCGGCGAGTCCGTCCGGTCCCGGCGGGTCATCGCGGCCGAGGCCCAGGCGCGCGCCGAGCTGGCCGAACGCACTCGCGAGGAGGAGGCGCGGGCGCGGGTCGACGCCGAACGGCTCCGGATCGCGCGCGAGGTGCACGACACCGTCGCCCACGCCATAGCCATCATCAACATCCAGTCCGGCGTCACCGCACACGTGCTCGACAAGAGGCCGGAGGTGGCGCGCGAGGCGCTGCGGACCATCGAGCAGACCAGCTCGCGGGCGCTGCGGGAGATGCGGGCCATCCTCGGGGTGCTCCGCGACGACGACGGGCGCGTGCCGTACCCCGGGCTCGGGCAGGTCGACGAACTCGCCGCCAAGGCACGCGACGCCGGGCTCGACATCAGCCTCGAACAGGCCTCGTCCCCGGCGCCGGTGCCGAGCGCGGTGGGGAGCGCCGCCTACCGGATCCTCCAGGAGTCGATCACCAACGTGATCCGCCACGTGGGCCCGACCCGGGTGACGGTGGCGTTGAACCCGGGGACCGACGCCCTGGAGATCCGCGTGACCGACGAGGGCCGGCGTACCGTCCCGGGCGGCGACCTCGGTGGGCCGCGGCAACCGGACCGGTATCCGAACGGCGGTGGGCAGCCGACCGGCAACCCGGCCGGGCCGGGTCGGGGGATCCTCGGCATGCGCGAGCGTTGCCAGCTGCTGGGGGGAGAACTGGACGCCGCGCCGACCCCGGGCGGCGGGTTCGAAGTCAGGGCCCGGCTGCCCCTCGCCCCGACCGGGTCGGGCCTGTGA
- a CDS encoding DUF6220 domain-containing protein, producing the protein MRRFFLGLAALQMLAVVAQFFLAASGAFDTAPRDEAFRAHRVLGPAVVLIAVLAVVVAATARMPGRLIGMSGLVAGLAVVQFVIKAIATALDGAGGGTTAGDLVFGLHAVNGLAIVAVTGRILRQARQLSRPAAPTEQAP; encoded by the coding sequence ATGCGTAGATTCTTCCTCGGCCTGGCGGCCCTGCAGATGCTGGCCGTCGTAGCACAGTTCTTCCTGGCCGCCAGCGGCGCGTTCGACACGGCGCCCAGGGACGAGGCGTTCCGGGCGCACCGCGTGCTGGGCCCGGCGGTCGTCCTGATCGCGGTGCTGGCCGTCGTCGTCGCCGCGACGGCCCGGATGCCCGGGCGGCTCATCGGGATGAGCGGCCTGGTCGCCGGGCTCGCGGTCGTCCAGTTCGTGATCAAGGCGATCGCCACCGCGCTCGACGGCGCCGGCGGCGGCACGACCGCCGGCGACCTCGTCTTCGGCCTGCACGCCGTCAACGGTCTCGCCATCGTGGCGGTGACCGGCAGGATCCTCCGTCAGGCCCGGCAACTGTCCCGGCCGGCCGCGCCCACGGAACAGGCGCCGTGA